TATCCGATCCGCCGGCGCGCTTCCTGAGCACTGATTCGCAGCAGATCGGTCAATAGCTCGACGGTGTCCCGGTAGCCGGTGTCGGCGGCGAGACCGCGGCGCCCGGCTTCGGCGACGGCCGCGCGCATGGCGGCGTCCAGCCGCCTCCGGCGGCGTTCGATTTCGACGAGGGTGCGCAGCAAGTCGACGTCGGCCAGTTCCGGCCATCCTGCTACTGGCGCATCCGGCGCCAGCGCGGTCGAATGTGTGTTCACGCGAGCCACCATACCCCAATGTTAGAACATATGTTCGACAATCTTGGTTACAGGAGTTTGCGTCCGGCCGACCGTTTCGACCGTCACGTCATCGGCGCTGGTAAGGGCATCGTAGAGCCAGTTGTGGGCTTGCCCGATCGTCACCCGGGGGCCGAGAAGTTTGCCGGTCAACGCCCAGTATCGATGGATCCGATGATCGGCGTCGCTGGCGTCGATCAGCATCTGTTCACGGAAGCGCGGGGTGTCGCGTTCACCGCGCGCGTGGGCGTGGGCGGTGACGAAGCGATCGAGTTCGCGGCCACCTTGGGGCCGGACTCCTTCGGTGACCAGCGAGACCACATCCACCATCACTTCGCCGATCTCGGTGTACAGCGCGTGCGCGTCTCGGATCAGCTCCGGTCGGTTTCGCCAATACTGCCGTCGCACAATGCCGGTCACGTCGGGGTCGGCCACGAGGGCCGCCAGCTCGGCGTAGGCGAGCACGTCGTCGACGGACGGATCGGCGGGCGGCTCGGGGACATTCCAGCACACCCAGGGATCGCTGGCGGTCCGCGGCAGCGGCGCGAGGACGCGCCGCCAGAACCGAACCAGACAATCGTGGACCGTCGCACCGTCCTGGGCGGCGGCCAGCAACGCCAACGTCGCGGGCCGCTGCACCGCAGCAGCACCTTCGACGGCCCGCAACGCCGCTCGCCGCCAAACCAGCTGCGTCAATTCCTCATCCAGCCGGGACTTTTCGATGGCAATGACTTCCGGCAGCGACCGTTTCTCGTGCAGCACATCGGTAATCGATTCGAGCCCAAGACCCAACGCCCGCAGCCGCCGCACCACCAGCAGCCGCTCGGTGGCCTTCGTAGCGTCGAACATGCGATGACCGCCCGCGCTGCGCGAGGATTCCACAATCCCTTCGTCGCAATAGAACCGGATCGTCCGCACCGCAACCCCGGTCCTGCGCGCCAACTCCCCAATGCTCACCAGAACATCATTCTGTGTGCTGTCCGTCACAACCTGTAGAACCTCCACCCCACTGGAGCTCCTAGCGTACGGGCCATGCCTACCACGCAGGAAGAAATCATCGCCGGCATCGCGGAAATCGTCGAGGAAGTCACCGGCATCGAAGCCGCCGACGTAACCCTCGACAAGTCCTTCGTCGACGACCTGGAAATCGACTCCCTGTCCCTCGTGGAAATCGCCGTCCAACTGGAAGACAAATACGAGGTGAAGATCCCCGACGAAGACCTAGCCTCCCTCCGAACCGTCGCCGACGCAGTCACCTACGTCCAGAAAATGGAAGCCACCCAACCCCACCTAGTACTCCAGCCGGACTTCGTGATCATGTGAGTCGACCGGTTCGCCGCTGGTAGTGGCTGGTTTTGGCGCGGTGTTGGTGTCGTCGTCGCCAGGTCGACCAGTGCAGTCGGTGGCCAATGTTCCGGGCGTTGCGGCGAGTCAGCCTGTGCCCCTGGCGTATCGGTGCCATCGTCGCGGCTGCTCTGGTGTTGCTGCACCACGAATACCGCCGAACCACCTGACCACGACACGCCGCTACCCGGAAAGGCTCAATGGTGTTTCCGGGGAACCCTGGGGGCTTCGGGGGACCCTGGGCTCCATGGGGTTTCAGGGGCGCCCCCTGAGTGTGGGGTTTCAGGGGGAACCCCTGAGAGTTACGAGAGTTGTCTAAGTCCAGGTCGGCGGCGCGGGCAACGCCGCCGGGTGGGGGCAGGGAATATGCTGCACGTTCCGTGGGATATCCGCCCCGGCCCCGCTGGCATGCAAAGCCACCGCGATGGCGAAGGTAGCCGCCAATCCGGCGACGACCGCCAAGCTCTTACGCATGGTCCCTGCGCTCATCGTCGAGCGTAGCTTCATCTCTCGCTCCTCGCCTTCGGCAGTAAATGCGGCCAAGCTCGGCGACATCGCGGGAATTCACGATGTCCCAACTCTCAGCACATTAGCTTTCCTGCACGCGCGCAGCCTTAATTGCCGAGTCGGGCGAGCCGAAATTGAAATCGCTCCGTTATTTCGACGGCTCAGAACGTGAGCTGCCGCCAATCGAGCGTCTCGAATCCCGATCGATCTCCGGTCGCCCAGCCCCAGATCAGATCGGCGACAATTCGCGCGTCACCACAGGTCGCGGCGAAATGCTTATCGGCCGAGCCTTCCCGGTATTCGAGGTCGTAATGCCCATCGGGATGCCGATAGGTCTGGATGTAAACCTGATCACCGGTTTCGGCGATCAGATAAGGACCCGGCTGCCCGAGTTCGGGAATCCAGGCGTCGACGAGTTCCTTTGTCAAATACGGGAATTCACCCGCGCCGCCGTGCGTGACGGCCGCGGCGACCGCACCGGCCGGATCGGCGAGCCAGGCCAGCTGCGGATCCCACACCGCGTACCCGCGCGGAGTTCCCAGCTCGAACAACAGGTTTCGGGTGTGCCCGATGGCGTCGTAGGGCGTGGACACGAACAGCGCGCCGCCCAGCACGCCGTCGGCGGCGGGCGCGCCCAGGAAGGCGTCGACCTCGGGCAGCGCCGCATTGCGCCGATCCAGCTCGGCGGCAACCTCGGTGACGGCCTCGGCGGCCTGCCGCCCGTCCTGCGCGGTCAGATAGGCGTCCACCTCGGCGGGGGAGGCGGCGGCGCCGGAGGGCAGCAGCACCAGGTCGTAGCTCACCCGGCCAGGCTAGTGGCTAGCCGGCGACGTCGTGGCGACCGGTCTGTACCACTGGCGCGGCGCACGTGCAGCCGCCCGCCACGTCGCCGCAGTCGGCCACGAACAGATGCCGGGCCCGGCCGGTGTCGAAACAGTCGGAATCGGTGCACTCCACCGTTCCGGCGGCATGCGCGATCAGCGTGCCGTGGCAGTGATCGAGAGCCGATTCGCACAGTGCGCAATTCGTGGGACGCACCGCAACCTCCTTCGCTCGTTGTTACGGTGATATCACCCGGGTGCGACATCTTCCGGAGGTCACCGCGTGTCGTCCGATCTGTCCGAAAAACGCCGCCCGGCAACGCCGTCCGCGTTCGGCGCCCCGCGCTTCGTTCCCGAACTCCGCACGGCCGCCGCGCCGAGCTGCCACACTCGGTCTGTGGCCCCCGCCTCCCCGACTCACGGGCACCTATCGCGCCCCTGTAAACTCGAGATCATCATGCAGCGGGCACTTCTCCTCGGCCGCCGCGACGGGGTCTGATACGGACCGGCTCCCGTCGCGGGGATCTGCCGTGCCGGTCTACCCCATTACCTGGGATCCAGCCACACCCTCGGAGATAAATCGCCATGTCACCCGCTGACGCTTTCGTATCCGGAACGCGCACCATCACCGCGCCGTCCAAGCCCGCGCCCGCCGACCAGCCCGCCTGGAACGCGCAGAAGAACTCCTCGATGCCGGTGTTCCGGTACCGCCCGTTCGCCGAGGAGGTCGAGCCCGTCGAGCTGCCCGACCGCACCTGGCCGGACAAGATCATCGACCGCGCGCCCGGCTGGTGCGCCGTCGACCTGCGCGACGGCAACCAGGCGTTGATCGACCCGATGAGCCCCGCCCGCAAGCGCCGCATGTTCGACCTGCTGGTGCGCATGGGCTACAAGGAGATCGAGGTCGGCTTCCCGTCCGCCTCGCAGACCGACTTCGATTTCGTCCGCGAGATCATCGAGGACGGCGCGATTCCGGACGACGTCACCATTCAGGTGCTGACCCAGTCCCGCGCCGAGCTGATCGAGCGCACCTTCGAGGCCTGCGCCGGCGCGTCCAATGTGATCGTGCACTTCTACAACTCGACCTCGATCCTGCAGCGCCGCGTGGTTTTCCGAGCCGACCGCGAGGCCGTCAAGAAGATCGCCACCGACGCCGCCGCGCTGTGCCTGGAGGTCGAGAAGCGCTACCCGGACACCAACTGGCGCTACGAGTACAGCCCGGAGTCCTACACCGGCACCGAGCTGGACTACGCCCGCGAGGTGTGCGACGCGGTCTCGGAGATCATCCAGCCCACCCCGGCCAAGCCACTGATCATCAACCTGCCCGCGACCGTGGAGATGGCGACGCCCAACGTCTACGCCGACTCCATCGAATGGATGCACCGCAACCTGGCGCGCCGCGATTCGATCGTGCTGTCGCTGCACCCGCACAACGATCGCGGCACCGCCGTGGCCGCCGCGGAACTGGGCTACCAGGCCGGCGCCGATCGCATCGAGGGCTGCCTGTTCGGCAATGGCGAGCGCACCGGCAATGTCTGCCTGGTCACGCTGGGCATGAACATGTTCTCGCGCGGCATCGACCCGCAGATCGACTTCAGCAATATCGACGAGATCCGCCGCACGGTCGAATACTGCAACCAGCTGCCCGTCGCCGAGCGCCACCCCTACGGCGGCGACCTGGTGTACACGGCCTTCTCCGGTTCGCACCAGGACGCCATCAACAAGGGCCTGGACGCCATGAAGGCCGCCGCCGACGCACAGGGCGCGGACGTGGACGACATCGTGTGGGAGGTCCCGTACCTGCCCATCGACCCGAAGGACGTCGGACGCACGTACGAGGCTGTCATCCGGGTGAATTCGCAGTCCGGCAAGGGCGGCGTGGCCTACATCATGAAGACCGATCACGGGCTGGTGCTGCCGCGCCGCCTGCAGATCGAGTTCTCGCAGGCCGTGCAGAAGATCACCGACGGCGAGGGCGGCGAGGTCACCCCGAAGGAGATGTGGGACGTCTTCTCCGAGGAGTACCTGACCCCGATCCTGCCGCTGGAGCGCATCCGCCAGAAGGTCACCGCCTCGGAGACCGACGGCGGCGTCGACCACATCGAGGCCGTGGTCAAGGTGGACGGCGTCGAGCACGCCATCTCCGGTGAGGGCAACGGCCCGCTGGCCGCCTTCGTCGACGCGCTGGCCACCATCGACTACGACGTGCGGGTGCTGGACTACAGCGAGCACGCCATGTCCTCCGGTGACGACGCGCAGGCCGCCGCCTACGTCGAGGTCGCCATCGGCGATCAGGTCACCTGGGGTGTCGGCATCGCCACCTCCATCACCACGGCGTCACTGCGCGCGGTCGTCTCCGCCGTCAACCGCGCGGCCCGCAAGAGCTGAATGAAAGTGCTGGTAGGAGAGCCCGTCCCGGCTTCGTCGGGGCGGGCTCGCCGCGTCCGGAGGGGCTGAGAATGCTAGCGTTGGGTCGCAATAGCGCCGAGCTCTCTGTTCGAGCCGTCGAGCAGATGGGGGACACGTGACCACGAAAGATCAGAATTCGACCTCGAAGCCTGCCGAGGCCGAGGACGTCGACGACGCCGTCCGCGCGGCCGAACCGGCCGAGCCCGCCGAGGTGAAGGAGTCCGGGGCCGATTCCGAGGATCAGGTGGCCGGGTTCTTCCCGCCGGTACCGGACTCGATCGACCACACCGTGCACCTGGCCGGCGGTCCCGGCCCGGGACCCAATCCGTTCGCCGCGCCCGGCGGGCCGAATCCGTTCGCGCCCGGGGCGCCGTTCCCGGGCCCGGGTGGACCCGACGGGCCCAATCCGTTCGCGCCCAACGGCCCTGGGCCGTACGGACAGCCGGGTTTCCACAACGGTGGTTTCCCGCCGCCGGACGCCGGGCAGTTCGCCCCGCCGCCGCATCCCGGTGCGCCGCTGGGTGAGGTGGCCGACCACGCGCCGTACGGCGAGTTCCGTCAGGAGATCGGCAGCGACGGCATGGTGCGCCGGGTGTTCTCGGAGCACCCCGCCCCGGGTGAGGGCGAAAAGCCCGCTGAGCCAGGGCATTTCGGCCCGCCGGGACAGCCGGGTCAGTTCGCGCCGTCCAACGATCAGCCGGGCGGGCCGATCTACAGCTGGTCGCCGCCGCCGGCCGCGCCGCCGCAGCACTCCCAGCCGCATCCGCAGGTCGGATTCCAGCCCGGCTGGAATCCGCAGCCGCAGCAGGGTTTTCCGCCGCAGCAGGGCGGTTTCGGGCAGCCGGGATTCGGGCAGCAGCTGCCGCCCGGGCATTCGGTCAACGATCTGAACCTGTTGAAGCGGGCCCGCCGCGCACCGCGCAGCGGCTGGCGGCGCGCCGTGCACAAGGCGTCCGGCGGCGCCATCAATCCGGGCGAGTCGGCCGCGGATGTGGTGTATCGGCAGCTGGTGGACCGGGTGAATCAGCCGGTGCGCGGGGACTACCGGATCGCCATCCTGTCGCTCAAGGGCGGCGTCGGAAAGACCACCACCACGGTCGGTCTCGGCTCCACCTTCGCCTCGCTGCGCGGTGACCGGGTGATCGCCATCGACGCGAACCCGGACCTCGGGACGCTGGCACACCGGGTGCCGCGCCAGACCCGCTCCACGGTGCGAAACCTGTTGGAGGACGGGCACATCACCCGGTACTCCGATGTGCGGGCGCACACCTCGCAGGCCCCGAGCCGACTGGAAGTGCTTGCCTCCGAACAGGATCCGGCGGTGTCGGAGGCGTTCTCCGAGGCGGACTACCGCAAGGCGATCGGCATCCTGCAGCAGTTCTACAACATCATCCTCACCGACTGCGGCACCGGCCTGATGCACTCGGCCATGTCCGGCGTGCTGGATATGGCGAGCTCGCTGGTGCTGGTCACCTCCCCGGCCATCGACGGCGCGCGCAGCGCCTCGGCCACGCTGGACTGGCTCGATCACCACGGCTACCACAAGCTGGTGGAGCGAACCGTGGTGGTGGTCAACGCTTCTCGTAAGGGCTCGTCCACGGTGGATCTGGATCAGCTGCGCAAGCTGTTCCTCGACCGCACCCGCGCGGTGCAGGTGGTGCCGTTCGACGATCATCTGGCCGAGGGCGCGGAGATCGACTTGGAACTGGTCGGCAAGCCCACCCGCCGCGCGCTGCTGGAGCTGGCCGCCATGGTGGCCGACGATTTCGGCTATCACGCTGCCGCCCAAGGCTTCCCGCCGCAGCAGCAGGGCGGATACCAGCAGCCGATGCCGCCGCAGCAGGGTGAATTCCAGCAGCCCCAGGGTGGCTACCCTCAGCAGCCCCAAGGCGGGTTCCCGCCGCAGCACTAGCGTTCGTCATCCCGGCGTGCTTTTGGCCGGGATCCACGCTGTGTGAGTAGATTCCGGCCAAAAGCACGCCGGAATGACAAGGGTGGCCCTCGATTCGATCGAATCGAGGGCCATTGTCGGGCCGGGCGTGGAACCGCAGCGTCAGGCGTGGACCAGGGGCGCGAGGGCGCGGCCGGCGAGTTCCACGGTGCCCTCCTCGTGCCCGTTGGTGACCAGGTTGACGATGATGCCGTCGATGCCGTGATCCAGCACCCGGGTCTGGATCTGCTCGGCGACTTCGTCCGGGGTGCCGACGAATTGGCGGTCGGCCGGGGTCTGGCGCAGCTGCTCGACCGGCAGCGCGCTCAGGTCGCTGATGCCCATCCGGCCCAGCAGCTCGGCCTGGGTCTTGCGGGCGCGGTCGCCGTCCTCGTCGACGATGACGAAGGCCAGGAAGCTGGTCTCGAGGGTCTTGGGGTCGCGGCCCGCCTCGTCCAGCCGGGCGTGCAGCGCGTCGAGCTTGCGCGGCAGTTCCGAGGCATTGCAGATGATGTTGAGGTGATCGGCGAACCGCGCGGCCAGGCCGAAGGTCTTCTTCTCGCCGCCGCCGCCGAGCAGGATCGGCAGGTCGTCGCGCACGCGCGGCTCGTTCATGGCGTTCTCGGTGTGATACCACTTGCCGTCGAAGGTGGAGTGCTGCCCGCGCAGCATCGGCGTGATGATCTCGAGCGCCTCCTCGAGCTTCTCGAACCGCTCGGTGAAGGTGCCGAAGTCGAATCCGTACGCCTGATGCTCGAGTTCGAACCAGCCCGCGCCGATGCCGAGCACGGCCCGGCCGCGGCTCACCACGTCCAGCGTGGTGACGGTCTTGGCGGTCAGCGCCGGATTGCGGTAGGTGTTGCCGGTCACCAAGGCGGACAACTGGATTCGCTCGGTCGAGGCGGCCAGGCCGGACAGCGCGGTGTACGCCTCGAGCATCGGCTCCTCGGGCGCGCCCAGCAGCGGCAACTGGTAGAAGTGATCCATCACGAAGGCCGCGTCGAAGCCCGCCGCCTCCGCCTCACGCGCCTGCGCCACCACCGCCGGGAAGAGATCCCGCGGCGCGACCCCGTAGCTGAAGTTCGGCATCTGATACCCGAGTCGAATGCTCATGCCGCCACGCTAGAACCTGGAGTGCACTCCAAGTCAACCCATCGCGCCGAGTGTTCACCGCGGGCCTATTCGGCTCCGGTCGCGCGGCGGGCGGCGGCCTGGAAGGCGGCGATGACGATGGCCACGGCGGGGCGCTTGGCGGCGTGCGGGCGGGTGGCCAGATCGTAGACGCGGGCGGCGCGGACGCCGGCCAGCCGGAGCATCACCATTTCGGGGTGGCGGACCGCGTAGCGGGGCATGAGCGCCACCCCGTAGCCGGTGGCGACCAGTGCCTCGATCACACCGAATTCGTTGAGCCGCTGCGCGATTCGCGGCTGGACGCCGGTGACGGTGGCGATCGAGCGCAGCACGTCGTCTACCGGGAACCCGGTGCGCACGCTGATCCACGTCTCGTCCGACAGCTCGGCCGGCACCACCGCGCCCTGGCGGGCCAGCCGATGGCCGGGGGCCACCACCACGTCGATCGGCTCGCGCATGAGCACCCGCGACGCCACGCGCGGTCCGCTCAGCGACGGCGCGCGCTCGTCTCGATGCGTCAACACCACGTCGTAATCGGCCAGCAAACGCGGCACCTCGTTGGGCGGCACGTCCTCGTCGCGCGCCACCATCTCCACCCCACTGTCGGCCAGCTCCGCCAGCACGTGCGGCAGCAGCAGCGCCGCGCCGGAGGGAAACAGCGCCACCCGCACCCGCCCCCGCGGCGATCCGCGATACTCCGCCATCTCGTTGACCGCGCGTTCCATCGCCTCGAGCACCTCGTCGGCCCGCACCACCAGCGCCCGCCCCGCATCGGTCAGCCGCACTCTCCGCCCATCCGGTTCGAGCAGCGCCACTCCGGCCTCCCGCGCCAGCACCTTCAACTGCTGCGACACCGCCGACGGCGTCATCGACAATGCCTCCGCCACTGCGGCAACCGTCCCGCGATCCGCCAATTCCCGCAGCACCCGCAGCCTTTCGATCGACATGAGCGGCCCCTCGGGGCGGTTCGCGCCGGAACTCCCGGAGTGGTCGCCCTCGGTCACCGGGCTGGACTCCACCCGCCTGGCCCTGGCCGGCGACCCGGCCCGCCGGGCCCGGGGAGTGGGGGCGTCGGCTCGGGGAGTGGCTGCGTCGGCTCGGGGAGTGGCTGCGTCGGCTCGGGTGGCCGGGGCGTCGGCCCGGGTGGTGGGGGCGGGCGGGGTGGCAGGATGACCCGCGGCCTCGGGTCCGGCCGGGGTGTTGCGGGCGACGCGGCGTGGGGGTGGGACTGCGCGGGGTGGATCGGGGTGGGGCACGGTTAAGTTCTACTACATTGTCGGTGCAGAATTATTCGATTGTGCTTACCTATCGGTGGCCGCAGGATTTTCGGTATGACCAATCGCGATCGACTGCTCGGGCTCACCGTCGTGGTGTTGTGGGGCCTGAACTTTCTGGCCATTCACGTGGGGCTGGAACACTTCCCGCCGTTCTTCTTCGCGGGGCTGCGGTTCGCCGTGATCGCGATTCCGGTGCTGATCTTCGTGCCGCGGCCCAAGGTGCCGTGGAAGTGGCTGCTGCTCTACGGCGTCGGGTTCGGGATCTTGCAGTTCGCGTTCCTGTTCACGGCCATGCGGACGGGCATGCCGACCGGATTGAGTTCACTGGTCTTGCAGTCGTCGGCGCCTTTCACGGTATTGCTCGGTGCGATCTTCCTGCGGGAGCGGCTGCGGGGGCTGCAGTTGGCGGGTATCGCGGTGGCGATGCTGGGCATGGGGGTGATCGGCTGGGATCGTTCGCAGCACGCGGCGCTGCTGCCCTTGCTGCTGACCTTGGCCGGCGGGCTGGGGTGGGCGTTCGGCAATATTGGATCACGTTTGGCCGCAGCGGAATCCGAGGGTGTGAACCCACTGCACCTCACCCTGTGGATGGCTGTGGTGCCGCCCATCCCGATGTTCGCGCTCTCCGCGCTGACCGAGGGCCCGACCACCGGCTGGAACGAT
This sequence is a window from Nocardia yunnanensis. Protein-coding genes within it:
- the leuA gene encoding 2-isopropylmalate synthase, which gives rise to MSPADAFVSGTRTITAPSKPAPADQPAWNAQKNSSMPVFRYRPFAEEVEPVELPDRTWPDKIIDRAPGWCAVDLRDGNQALIDPMSPARKRRMFDLLVRMGYKEIEVGFPSASQTDFDFVREIIEDGAIPDDVTIQVLTQSRAELIERTFEACAGASNVIVHFYNSTSILQRRVVFRADREAVKKIATDAAALCLEVEKRYPDTNWRYEYSPESYTGTELDYAREVCDAVSEIIQPTPAKPLIINLPATVEMATPNVYADSIEWMHRNLARRDSIVLSLHPHNDRGTAVAAAELGYQAGADRIEGCLFGNGERTGNVCLVTLGMNMFSRGIDPQIDFSNIDEIRRTVEYCNQLPVAERHPYGGDLVYTAFSGSHQDAINKGLDAMKAAADAQGADVDDIVWEVPYLPIDPKDVGRTYEAVIRVNSQSGKGGVAYIMKTDHGLVLPRRLQIEFSQAVQKITDGEGGEVTPKEMWDVFSEEYLTPILPLERIRQKVTASETDGGVDHIEAVVKVDGVEHAISGEGNGPLAAFVDALATIDYDVRVLDYSEHAMSSGDDAQAAAYVEVAIGDQVTWGVGIATSITTASLRAVVSAVNRAARKS
- a CDS encoding LysR family transcriptional regulator, translated to MSIERLRVLRELADRGTVAAVAEALSMTPSAVSQQLKVLAREAGVALLEPDGRRVRLTDAGRALVVRADEVLEAMERAVNEMAEYRGSPRGRVRVALFPSGAALLLPHVLAELADSGVEMVARDEDVPPNEVPRLLADYDVVLTHRDERAPSLSGPRVASRVLMREPIDVVVAPGHRLARQGAVVPAELSDETWISVRTGFPVDDVLRSIATVTGVQPRIAQRLNEFGVIEALVATGYGVALMPRYAVRHPEMVMLRLAGVRAARVYDLATRPHAAKRPAVAIVIAAFQAAARRATGAE
- a CDS encoding MerR family transcriptional regulator: MSIGELARRTGVAVRTIRFYCDEGIVESSRSAGGHRMFDATKATERLLVVRRLRALGLGLESITDVLHEKRSLPEVIAIEKSRLDEELTQLVWRRAALRAVEGAAAVQRPATLALLAAAQDGATVHDCLVRFWRRVLAPLPRTASDPWVCWNVPEPPADPSVDDVLAYAELAALVADPDVTGIVRRQYWRNRPELIRDAHALYTEIGEVMVDVVSLVTEGVRPQGGRELDRFVTAHAHARGERDTPRFREQMLIDASDADHRIHRYWALTGKLLGPRVTIGQAHNWLYDALTSADDVTVETVGRTQTPVTKIVEHMF
- a CDS encoding MinD/ParA family ATP-binding protein — translated: MTTKDQNSTSKPAEAEDVDDAVRAAEPAEPAEVKESGADSEDQVAGFFPPVPDSIDHTVHLAGGPGPGPNPFAAPGGPNPFAPGAPFPGPGGPDGPNPFAPNGPGPYGQPGFHNGGFPPPDAGQFAPPPHPGAPLGEVADHAPYGEFRQEIGSDGMVRRVFSEHPAPGEGEKPAEPGHFGPPGQPGQFAPSNDQPGGPIYSWSPPPAAPPQHSQPHPQVGFQPGWNPQPQQGFPPQQGGFGQPGFGQQLPPGHSVNDLNLLKRARRAPRSGWRRAVHKASGGAINPGESAADVVYRQLVDRVNQPVRGDYRIAILSLKGGVGKTTTTVGLGSTFASLRGDRVIAIDANPDLGTLAHRVPRQTRSTVRNLLEDGHITRYSDVRAHTSQAPSRLEVLASEQDPAVSEAFSEADYRKAIGILQQFYNIILTDCGTGLMHSAMSGVLDMASSLVLVTSPAIDGARSASATLDWLDHHGYHKLVERTVVVVNASRKGSSTVDLDQLRKLFLDRTRAVQVVPFDDHLAEGAEIDLELVGKPTRRALLELAAMVADDFGYHAAAQGFPPQQQGGYQQPMPPQQGEFQQPQGGYPQQPQGGFPPQH
- a CDS encoding LLM class F420-dependent oxidoreductase; protein product: MSIRLGYQMPNFSYGVAPRDLFPAVVAQAREAEAAGFDAAFVMDHFYQLPLLGAPEEPMLEAYTALSGLAASTERIQLSALVTGNTYRNPALTAKTVTTLDVVSRGRAVLGIGAGWFELEHQAYGFDFGTFTERFEKLEEALEIITPMLRGQHSTFDGKWYHTENAMNEPRVRDDLPILLGGGGEKKTFGLAARFADHLNIICNASELPRKLDALHARLDEAGRDPKTLETSFLAFVIVDEDGDRARKTQAELLGRMGISDLSALPVEQLRQTPADRQFVGTPDEVAEQIQTRVLDHGIDGIIVNLVTNGHEEGTVELAGRALAPLVHA
- the acpM gene encoding meromycolate extension acyl carrier protein AcpM; this encodes MPTTQEEIIAGIAEIVEEVTGIEAADVTLDKSFVDDLEIDSLSLVEIAVQLEDKYEVKIPDEDLASLRTVADAVTYVQKMEATQPHLVLQPDFVIM
- a CDS encoding DUF222 domain-containing protein, with the translated sequence MNTHSTALAPDAPVAGWPELADVDLLRTLVEIERRRRRLDAAMRAAVAEAGRRGLAADTGYRDTVELLTDLLRISAQEARRRIGYAAPQARSRSRKVWKALAAAS
- a CDS encoding EamA family transporter, coding for MTNRDRLLGLTVVVLWGLNFLAIHVGLEHFPPFFFAGLRFAVIAIPVLIFVPRPKVPWKWLLLYGVGFGILQFAFLFTAMRTGMPTGLSSLVLQSSAPFTVLLGAIFLRERLRGLQLAGIAVAMLGMGVIGWDRSQHAALLPLLLTLAGGLGWAFGNIGSRLAAAESEGVNPLHLTLWMAVVPPIPMFALSALTEGPTTGWNDLIGSFSASGWPAFAALAYIVLLGTIAGSGLWTFLMSRYPASTVAPLSLTVPVVGIAASWAFLRETPSPTALIGAVIVIAGAFTATSARRRIVPAPLAVTPIARISTPTDHLSATAP